A genomic region of Desulfosarcina ovata subsp. ovata contains the following coding sequences:
- the uvrB gene encoding excinuclease ABC subunit UvrB, producing MSSFKLVSDFTPCGDQPQAIDILSRKLMQGVKSQVLLGVTGSGKTFTVANIIARVNRPALILAPNKTLAAQLFNEFRHIFPENAVEYFVSYYDYYQPEAYLPTTDTYIQKDSSINEMIDKMRHSATRNVLSRSDVIVVASVSCIYGLGAPEDYLSMRIDLAAGMDLPRERLLYQLVSIHYQRNDMDFHRGVFRVRGDRVEIFPAYEEDKAVRIDFFGDEIETIQEFDPLTGTTQRSLESVAIFPASHYVTRKATLERAAHTIVQEMKERVEFFRQENCLIEAQRIEERTRFDLEMIQEIGYCNGIENYSRHLTGRTVGQPPPTLLDYFPKDFLIFVDESHIAIPQIQAMYKGDRSRKETLVKYGFRLPSALDNRPLKFDEWSARVHQIVYVSATPADYEKDAAAGQVVEQIVRPTGLIDPVIHVRSARNQVDDLYQEIRQRQERGERILVTTLTKRMAEDLSEYYTDLGLSVRYLHSDITTMERMDIIRDLRMGKFDALIGINLLREGLDIPEVSLVAILDADKEGFLRSTRSLIQTFGRAARNAHGTVLLYADRMTASMQQAIEETDRRRSIQETYNRTHQITPRTIHKNITDIFDMAYAKPEQEKVQVAEAPVDFEDMETIEATIEALETQMQAAAKELAFEKAAQIRDRIKVLRKRLLFEA from the coding sequence ATGTCATCCTTTAAACTTGTATCGGACTTCACCCCCTGTGGGGATCAGCCCCAGGCCATCGATATCCTGTCCCGAAAACTAATGCAGGGCGTTAAAAGCCAGGTCCTTTTGGGGGTCACCGGCTCGGGAAAAACCTTTACCGTGGCCAATATCATCGCCCGGGTCAACCGGCCGGCCCTGATTCTGGCACCCAACAAAACCCTGGCAGCCCAGCTGTTTAACGAATTTCGCCACATTTTCCCGGAAAATGCCGTCGAGTATTTTGTCAGCTACTACGACTATTACCAGCCGGAAGCCTACCTTCCCACCACGGACACCTACATTCAGAAGGATTCGTCGATCAACGAGATGATCGACAAAATGCGCCACTCGGCCACGCGCAATGTGCTGTCGCGCAGCGATGTGATCGTGGTGGCCAGCGTTTCCTGCATTTACGGGCTGGGGGCGCCGGAAGATTACCTTTCCATGCGCATCGATCTGGCAGCCGGTATGGATCTACCCCGGGAGCGCCTGCTGTACCAGCTGGTATCGATTCATTACCAACGCAACGACATGGATTTTCATCGCGGCGTATTCCGGGTGCGGGGCGACCGGGTGGAGATATTCCCGGCCTACGAAGAAGACAAGGCCGTGCGCATCGATTTTTTCGGTGACGAGATCGAAACCATCCAGGAGTTCGACCCCCTCACGGGCACCACACAGCGGTCATTGGAAAGTGTGGCCATCTTTCCTGCCAGCCACTATGTGACCCGCAAGGCAACCCTTGAGCGGGCCGCCCACACGATCGTTCAGGAAATGAAGGAACGGGTCGAGTTTTTCCGCCAGGAGAATTGTCTTATCGAAGCCCAGCGCATCGAAGAGCGGACTCGCTTCGATCTGGAGATGATTCAGGAGATCGGTTATTGCAACGGAATCGAAAATTATTCCCGGCACCTGACCGGCCGCACAGTGGGCCAGCCGCCGCCAACCCTGCTGGATTATTTTCCCAAGGACTTTCTCATTTTTGTCGATGAGAGCCATATCGCCATTCCCCAGATTCAGGCCATGTACAAAGGCGATCGGTCGCGTAAGGAGACCCTGGTCAAGTACGGTTTCCGCCTACCTTCGGCCCTGGACAACCGTCCTCTCAAATTTGACGAATGGTCGGCGCGGGTTCATCAGATCGTCTATGTGTCAGCCACTCCGGCGGATTATGAAAAGGACGCTGCCGCCGGGCAGGTGGTCGAGCAGATCGTACGCCCCACCGGCCTGATCGACCCGGTCATCCATGTGCGCAGTGCCCGCAACCAGGTGGACGATCTCTATCAGGAGATCCGCCAGCGGCAGGAACGCGGAGAGCGGATTCTGGTCACCACCCTGACCAAGCGCATGGCCGAGGATCTGTCCGAATACTATACCGACCTGGGGCTCTCCGTGCGCTACCTGCATTCGGACATCACCACCATGGAGCGCATGGATATCATCCGTGATTTGCGGATGGGAAAATTCGACGCCCTGATCGGGATTAACCTCCTCCGCGAGGGGCTGGATATCCCCGAAGTTTCCCTGGTGGCCATCCTGGATGCCGACAAGGAGGGATTCCTGCGTTCGACGCGATCGTTGATCCAGACTTTTGGCCGGGCCGCCAGAAACGCCCATGGCACCGTACTGCTCTATGCGGACCGCATGACCGCCTCCATGCAGCAGGCCATTGAAGAGACCGACCGAAGGCGAAGCATTCAGGAAACCTACAACCGGACCCATCAAATTACCCCGCGCACCATTCATAAAAACATTACCGACATTTTCGACATGGCCTATGCGAAACCGGAGCAGGAGAAGGTTCAGGTGGCCGAAGCGCCGGTTGATTTTGAAGATATGGAAACCATCGAAGCAACCATCGAGGCCCTTGAAACACAGATGCAGGCGGCGGCCAAGGAACTGGCCTTTGAAAAAGCGGCGCAGATTCGCGATCGCATCAAGGTGCTGAGAAAACGGCTGCTCTTTGAAGCCTGA
- a CDS encoding GTP-binding protein — protein sequence MAIFNLKKREIECKIVYYGPGRCGKTTNLEHIFKSYKKQVTGEMVSINTEGDRTLFFDFLPMGIGKIKGCEIRVQLYTVPGQVKYSSTRKLVLRGVDGIVFVADSLEVRREKNMISLKDLQTNLKEYGKSIFKVPLILQYNKRDLADEGIPLMSIEQMDRDLNRQLKVPSFSGSAVKGTGVGVTLKTCLMETLKSLQREFKWAE from the coding sequence ATGGCCATATTCAACCTGAAGAAGAGGGAAATTGAATGCAAAATTGTCTATTACGGGCCAGGTCGGTGTGGCAAAACCACAAATCTTGAGCATATTTTCAAATCCTATAAAAAGCAGGTCACCGGGGAGATGGTTTCCATCAACACCGAAGGGGACCGGACCCTGTTTTTTGACTTTCTGCCCATGGGAATAGGAAAAATCAAAGGCTGCGAAATCCGGGTGCAACTCTATACGGTTCCCGGTCAGGTCAAATACAGTTCGACACGCAAGCTGGTTCTGCGCGGGGTGGACGGCATCGTTTTCGTGGCCGACTCCCTGGAGGTACGGCGTGAAAAAAATATGATTTCCCTGAAAGACCTGCAGACCAATCTCAAGGAATACGGAAAAAGTATTTTCAAGGTTCCGCTAATTCTCCAGTACAACAAAAGGGATCTCGCTGACGAGGGCATTCCGCTGATGAGCATCGAACAGATGGATCGCGATTTGAACCGTCAATTGAAAGTTCCGTCCTTTTCCGGCAGTGCCGTAAAGGGAACCGGTGTCGGCGTTACCTTGAAGACGTGTTTGATGGAAACCCTTAAGTCCTTGCAAAGAGAATTCAAATGGGCGGAGTAG
- a CDS encoding PilZ domain-containing protein, with amino-acid sequence MIEKRKHSRVDSIYLLNYVHLDEDDKELLQGMGRTINVSESGIMLETHVPFSQDDKIDVVVGLKEDMVPIRGKVVFSRATPTGQYQAGIEFLTIEAAALEILRRYIDAFNALSSTL; translated from the coding sequence ATGATCGAGAAAAGAAAACATTCCAGAGTAGACTCCATCTATCTGCTTAATTATGTGCATCTCGATGAAGACGATAAAGAATTGCTGCAGGGCATGGGGCGGACGATTAATGTTTCCGAATCTGGCATTATGTTGGAGACCCATGTTCCGTTCAGCCAAGATGACAAGATAGATGTGGTCGTCGGCCTGAAAGAGGATATGGTCCCGATTCGCGGGAAAGTGGTCTTTTCCCGGGCGACCCCGACCGGTCAGTATCAAGCCGGAATCGAATTTCTAACCATCGAAGCCGCCGCCCTCGAGATCCTGCGACGCTATATTGACGCATTCAATGCGCTGTCCAGTACCCTCTGA
- a CDS encoding cyclic nucleotide-binding domain-containing protein, translating into MNDSMVLSGSLSFLSLGDILQLLGSSGSTGVLRLINRYAPDPGFVYFMEGNPINAQNGNMEGLDALYALFGWVSGSFEFTRESVAADKCITKSRMGIILEGIKRLDDGVTKKVGSTASGDKSVELKRPLGTTTIVKGPLVDYMYVVDEEDFFDGEHIVEEGKHGSWMWVILEGVVDIVKTVDSEIVPILRIGDGGFIGSMASFLLQGHIRTATAIAVGNVQLGVLDSQRLSQEYAGMPLEFKVFLTSLDKRIKQLTDRIIADHMGTAGENNDPFKDKKILVRQGKNEEKQLFMIKQGRAIIARETPNGPVALCDLYKGDFFGSIPFLHLGHEPDGASVYASDNIKIVKIDKAGLQREYHKLSTTFKNIVDNLATCISISTEMVCNARSPKSADTESVARQDD; encoded by the coding sequence ATGAATGACAGCATGGTGCTATCGGGAAGCTTGAGCTTCCTGTCGCTGGGAGATATCCTTCAGCTTTTGGGGTCGAGCGGCAGTACGGGGGTGTTGCGTCTGATCAACCGATATGCCCCCGACCCCGGGTTTGTCTATTTCATGGAAGGCAATCCGATTAATGCCCAGAACGGGAACATGGAAGGGCTGGATGCCCTTTATGCGCTGTTCGGTTGGGTTAGCGGATCCTTTGAATTCACTCGTGAATCCGTTGCTGCCGACAAATGCATCACAAAAAGCCGGATGGGGATTATTCTGGAAGGCATCAAGCGCCTTGACGACGGTGTTACCAAAAAAGTCGGGTCGACGGCATCTGGCGATAAAAGCGTCGAGTTGAAGCGGCCCTTGGGAACCACCACCATTGTAAAAGGCCCCCTGGTTGACTACATGTACGTGGTTGACGAGGAAGATTTCTTTGACGGCGAGCATATCGTGGAAGAGGGCAAGCACGGTAGCTGGATGTGGGTGATTCTGGAAGGGGTCGTCGATATCGTCAAAACGGTGGACTCCGAAATCGTTCCCATTCTTCGTATCGGTGACGGCGGTTTTATCGGAAGCATGGCCTCTTTTCTGCTGCAGGGACATATCCGCACCGCCACTGCGATTGCGGTGGGGAATGTCCAGTTGGGGGTTCTCGATTCCCAGAGACTGTCTCAGGAATATGCCGGGATGCCACTCGAATTTAAAGTTTTCCTGACCAGTCTGGACAAGCGGATTAAACAGCTGACCGATCGGATCATAGCTGACCACATGGGCACGGCTGGTGAGAATAATGACCCCTTCAAAGACAAAAAGATCCTGGTGAGACAAGGAAAAAACGAAGAAAAGCAGTTGTTTATGATCAAGCAGGGGAGGGCGATAATTGCGCGGGAGACCCCGAATGGTCCGGTGGCGCTTTGCGATTTGTATAAGGGCGATTTTTTTGGCAGTATTCCTTTTTTACATCTGGGGCACGAGCCGGATGGCGCGTCTGTCTATGCATCGGACAATATAAAAATTGTCAAGATTGACAAGGCAGGTTTGCAACGGGAGTACCACAAGCTTTCAACAACATTCAAGAATATCGTAGACAATTTGGCGACCTGCATCTCCATTAGCACAGAAATGGTTTGCAACGCACGCTCGCCCAAATCTGCAGACACGGAATCCGTCGCCCGTCAGGATGACTGA
- the mdh gene encoding malate dehydrogenase, with protein MDKKVTVVGAGNVGATAAQRLAEKELCDVVLVDIVEGVPQGKSLDLMEAAPIEKHDAKVAGSNTYEATAGSDIVIITAGIPRKPGMSRDDLISTNAGIIKSVTQQIVKHSPNAILIIVSNPLDAMCHVAYEASGFPKNRVMGMAGVLDSARFRAFIAMELNVSIENTHAFVLGGHGDTMVPLPRYSTVAGIPITELMSKERIDALVDRTANGGAEIVGLLKTGSAYYAPASAAVEMAESILKDKKKILPCAAYLQGEYGINDLYIGVPVKLGKDGIEQVIEITLTDAEKAALDKSAAAVQGLKEDLAKLA; from the coding sequence ATGGATAAAAAAGTTACGGTTGTCGGTGCCGGCAATGTCGGTGCCACGGCTGCCCAGCGGCTGGCTGAAAAGGAACTTTGTGATGTGGTGCTCGTCGATATCGTCGAAGGGGTTCCCCAAGGAAAGTCCCTTGATCTGATGGAAGCCGCACCCATTGAAAAACACGATGCCAAAGTGGCCGGCAGTAATACCTATGAGGCCACCGCCGGTTCGGATATTGTCATTATTACCGCCGGAATTCCCCGCAAACCCGGTATGAGCCGCGATGATCTGATCAGTACCAATGCCGGCATTATCAAAAGTGTGACCCAGCAGATCGTCAAGCATTCCCCCAACGCCATCCTGATTATCGTCAGCAACCCGCTGGACGCCATGTGCCATGTGGCCTATGAAGCCTCCGGTTTTCCGAAAAACCGTGTCATGGGCATGGCGGGCGTACTGGATTCAGCCCGCTTCCGTGCGTTTATCGCCATGGAACTGAATGTTTCGATTGAAAACACGCATGCTTTCGTTTTGGGCGGCCATGGCGACACCATGGTCCCCCTGCCCCGCTACTCAACGGTGGCCGGAATTCCCATCACCGAACTGATGTCCAAGGAACGCATTGATGCCCTGGTCGACCGCACCGCCAATGGCGGGGCCGAAATCGTAGGGCTATTGAAGACGGGCAGCGCCTATTACGCCCCGGCATCGGCTGCCGTGGAGATGGCTGAATCCATTTTGAAAGATAAGAAAAAAATCCTGCCCTGCGCGGCGTATCTGCAGGGCGAGTACGGCATCAACGACCTTTATATCGGCGTTCCGGTCAAACTGGGCAAAGACGGAATCGAACAGGTCATCGAAATCACCCTGACCGACGCTGAAAAAGCGGCGCTCGACAAATCCGCCGCTGCCGTTCAGGGCCTCAAAGAGGACCTGGCCAAACTGGCATAG
- the uvrC gene encoding excinuclease ABC subunit UvrC gives MTGDSMDALPELSASSRHIMSVIQGISENPGVYLMKAAGGKIIYVGKAINLKKRVSSYFQRQDTHSAKTALMVSRVADIETVVTASEKEALILESTLIKRYRPRFNVVLKDDKRYPSIRIDVTAVYPKIEIVRKTPKDGAAYFGPFSSAHAVRQTLKLINKTFPLRKCSDRTMRHRTRPCLHHQMGQCLAPCCLTVDPKVYKGIVKEVVLFLKGRTPELIKRVRRHMCKAADSENFEAAAALRDRMFALEKTLERQVSVTTDFLDRDVIGISGNSDFRIVSVMTLRRGFLQGIRHFELTHAAPEKGELVGQFLGQYYQSVHTIPIEVLVPEMPGNVAVLEETLSEWKARRVRIRTPRRGEKRRLLEMAATNAENTLRERLQRASRETAVLEGLQRRLQMSHLPSRIECFDNSHLGGTNPVSAMVVFVDGRPHKAGYRRYAIRDVAIPDDYASMAEVLGRRYGKINEKNPEPDLLMVDGGKGQLNIAVRVLEQLGVAGRFAVAGIAKKDPLKGETEDKIYLPNRNNPVNMGNDGRLLLLLQQIRDEAHRFAVTYQRKRRNQSMVTSALDRVPGVGPKRKAMLLKHFGSIKKIRAATVDELSELPGVTLSLARAIKQTLV, from the coding sequence ATGACTGGTGATTCCATGGACGCCTTGCCGGAACTATCCGCTTCTTCACGCCATATCATGTCGGTAATTCAGGGAATATCTGAAAATCCGGGTGTCTACCTGATGAAAGCGGCCGGCGGCAAGATCATTTATGTGGGCAAGGCCATCAACCTGAAAAAACGGGTGAGTTCCTATTTTCAGCGCCAGGATACCCACAGTGCCAAAACCGCCTTGATGGTCAGCCGGGTGGCGGATATCGAAACCGTGGTGACGGCATCGGAGAAAGAGGCCCTGATCCTCGAATCCACCCTGATCAAACGGTATCGGCCACGCTTTAATGTGGTGCTCAAGGATGACAAACGCTATCCTTCCATCCGCATCGACGTCACCGCCGTTTATCCCAAGATCGAAATCGTGCGCAAGACGCCAAAGGATGGTGCCGCCTATTTCGGACCCTTTTCCTCGGCCCATGCCGTGCGCCAGACCCTCAAGCTGATCAACAAAACCTTTCCCCTGCGCAAATGCAGCGACCGCACCATGCGTCATCGCACGCGTCCGTGTCTCCATCACCAGATGGGCCAGTGCCTGGCCCCCTGCTGTCTGACCGTCGATCCCAAGGTGTACAAAGGCATTGTCAAGGAGGTGGTTCTTTTTTTAAAGGGACGCACACCCGAATTGATCAAACGGGTCCGTCGGCATATGTGCAAGGCTGCTGACAGTGAGAACTTTGAAGCGGCGGCCGCCCTGCGTGATCGCATGTTTGCCCTGGAAAAGACCCTCGAACGCCAGGTCAGTGTAACCACCGATTTCCTCGACCGGGATGTCATCGGTATCAGCGGCAACAGCGATTTCAGGATAGTCTCCGTGATGACCCTGCGGCGGGGTTTTCTGCAGGGCATCCGGCATTTTGAATTGACCCACGCCGCGCCGGAAAAAGGGGAGCTGGTCGGACAGTTTCTGGGGCAGTATTATCAATCGGTGCACACGATTCCAATTGAGGTATTGGTTCCGGAAATGCCGGGAAACGTTGCCGTTCTTGAAGAGACCCTGTCGGAGTGGAAGGCGCGCCGGGTGCGTATCCGTACCCCCAGACGCGGAGAAAAGCGGCGGCTGCTCGAAATGGCCGCCACCAATGCCGAAAATACCCTGCGTGAGCGACTGCAGCGGGCCTCCCGGGAAACAGCGGTGCTGGAGGGCCTTCAACGGCGACTGCAAATGTCGCACCTGCCGTCGCGCATCGAGTGTTTCGACAATTCCCATTTGGGTGGCACCAATCCGGTATCCGCCATGGTGGTGTTTGTCGACGGTCGTCCCCATAAGGCCGGCTATCGTCGCTATGCCATTCGCGATGTGGCCATCCCCGACGATTACGCCAGCATGGCCGAAGTCCTCGGCCGTCGTTACGGCAAGATCAACGAAAAGAACCCCGAACCGGATCTTTTGATGGTGGACGGGGGCAAGGGGCAATTGAATATCGCCGTCCGCGTTTTGGAACAACTGGGCGTGGCCGGTCGATTTGCGGTCGCCGGCATCGCCAAGAAGGATCCCTTGAAAGGTGAAACCGAGGACAAAATTTACCTGCCCAATCGGAACAACCCCGTCAACATGGGGAACGATGGCCGGTTACTGCTTCTGCTGCAGCAGATTCGCGACGAAGCCCATCGCTTTGCGGTCACCTACCAGCGCAAACGGCGCAACCAATCCATGGTCACCTCGGCATTGGACCGTGTCCCCGGGGTCGGTCCCAAACGCAAGGCCATGCTCTTGAAACACTTTGGCAGCATCAAAAAAATCCGGGCAGCCACTGTGGATGAGCTCAGTGAACTGCCTGGCGTTACCCTTTCCCTGGCCAGGGCCATTAAACAGACCCTGGTCTGA